From the genome of Ptychodera flava strain L36383 chromosome 22, AS_Pfla_20210202, whole genome shotgun sequence, one region includes:
- the LOC139122994 gene encoding caspase-3-like, producing the protein MASDKQDISDKGDSVDAGILGKGDRKTVKSSDKGVESSLGEMKFGEESEPMAIDNSSANGTEDRYNMTYAKRGKAVIINNQKFKNLNERKGSDVDREKLKEMFKKLTFSVKIYNNLTCRELKDVLKALSEEDHSNSDCLAIAILSHGADNGDIYGSDDETIPILQVAEYFLGDNCKSLVGKPKLFFIQACQGTKTDPGVDQVDAALDESHEPTQRLPVWADFLICLSTMHGYYAFRNSEKGSWFIQAMDEVFRRHAESMDLISMMTRVNRKVALEFESNVPRKPGYHKKKQIPCIMSMLTKEVYFTWKPPVEEVEEEENEELGEEQMNRAFDIIDQAMSPF; encoded by the exons ATGGCGTCAGACAAGCAGGATATATCGGACAAAGGCGACTCCGTTGACGCTGGCATTTTAGGAAAAGGCGACCGGAAAACCGTGAAATCAAGCGACAAAG GTGTTGAAAGTTCCCTCGGTGAGATGAAATTTGGTGAAGAGAGTGAACCAATGGCAATTGATAACAGTTCTGCAAATGGCACGGAAGATAGATATAACATGACGTATGCAAAACGTGGGAAAGCTGTGATCATCAATAACCAGAAATTTAAGAACCTGAATGAACGTAAAGGGTCGGATGTTGACCGTGAGAAACTGaaagaaatgtttaaaaaactCACGTTTTCAgtcaaaatatacaataatttGACTTGTCGTGAGTTGAAGGACGTTCTCAAAGCGT tatcaGAAGAGGATCACAGTAACTCCGACTGCTTGGCTATAGCCATCCTAAGTCATGGAGCTGACAATGGTGATATTTATGGTAGTGACGATGAAACTATCCCTATCCTGCAGGTCGCCGAGTATTTCCTTGGAGATAACTGTAAGTCGCTTGTGGGGAAACCAAAGCTGTTTTTCATACAG GCTTGTCAAGGTACAAAGACTGATCCTGGGGTTGATCAAGTTGATGCTGCTTTGGACGAATCACATGAACCAACTCAACGTCTTCCTGTATGGGCAGATTTTCTCATCTGTCTTTCAACAATGCACG GTTACTACGCATTCAGGAACTCTGAGAAAGGTTCATGGTTTATTCAAGCAATGGATGAAGTATTTCGTCGACATGCCGAGAGTATGGACCTGATAAGCATGATGACGCGGGTCAACAGAAAAGTTGCACTTGAATTTGAGTCCAACGTCCCCAGGAAACCAGGGTATCATAAGAAAAAGCAAATTCCTTGTATAATGTCCATGCTGACCAAGGAGGTTTACTTCACCTGGAAACCTCCTGTTGAAGAAgtggaagaagaagaaaatgagGAGTTGGGAGAGGAGCAAATGAATCGGGCTTTTGATATAATAGATCAGGCAATGTCCCCATTCTAA
- the LOC139122995 gene encoding caspase-7-like — translation MHEKLQKLSSKDHSDSDCVAVAILSHGDDGIIYGTDGTTRVEELTEYFSGENCKTLVGKPKLFFLQACRGTEFDDGVLLKSSSDQTDAAPVPQRLPVQIDFLICYSTVPGYYSWRNPKNGSWFIQAICKVFDRYGKDMDVLQMMTKVSKTVAYSFESTTTSIRMHQKKQIPCTVSMLTKDFYFKPKTTPMET, via the exons ATGCATGAGAAATTGCAAAAGC TATCAAGTAAGGATCACTCAGATTCTGATTGTGTAGCGGTGGCTATCCTTAGCCACGGAGATGATGGCATCATTTATGGTACAGACGGTACGACTCGGGTTGAAGAACTCACAGAGTACTTCTCTGGGGAAAACTGTAAAACACTCGTTGGAAAGCCAAAACTTTTCTTCCTCCAG GCATGTCGAGGTACTGAATTTGACGACGGTGTTCTGTTGAAATCTAGCAGCGACCAAACAGATGCTGCTCCTGTTCCCCAGCGTCTGCCAGTGCAGATTGACTTCCTCATCTGTTATTCAACAGTGCCAG GTTATTACTCATGGCGAAATCCTAAAAACGGATCCTGGTTTATTCAAGCCATATGTAAAGTTTTTGATCGCTATGGTAAGGACATGGACGTGCTTCAGATGATGACCAAAGTCAGCAAGACGGTGGCGTACAGTTTTGAATCGACTACCACCTCTATCAGGATGCATCAGAAGAAACAAATTCCGTGTACTGTGTCAATGTTGACAAAGGACTTTTACTTTAAGCCTAAAACCACTCCCATggaaacataa